The nucleotide sequence CTGGGGCGGCGGCATCCACGGCTTCTTCCAGCCCGAATGGCAACAGAGGTCGCGCAACGCCTCGTCCTACCTCTTCGACCTCATCGAGGCCCGCGCCAACCTCTTTGGCAAGCGCACGTTCGAGGAACTCTGCGAGATCATGCCCATCCTCTCCCTCAAGGACCAGGGCCTCCTCGACAAACCCTGCGCCCCCATGCTCCTGGTCAACGGCAAGGACGACCTCCAAGTCCCCATCGAGGACTTCTTCATGCTCCTCGAATGCGGCGACCCCAAGACCATGCGCCTCTTCCCCGGCGGGCATATGGGGGAGTCGCCGGACGTGTTTCCGACGATATTGCGGTGGCTGCACAGGGAGTTGGATGGGGAGTAAGGAGAACCCGCCCTACCCCACCCTCTCCCGCGCCTCCATGATCTTGTGAACCACGGCCTCGACGTCCGCTTCGTCCACGAACGGGGACAGGATATACGATTTCAGGGCGTAGATGGGCTCGCCGTAGGCGGTGCGGCGGTAGCAGTCGGTGGCGGAGATGACGACGCCGCGGCCGGCCATGGCTTCGGAGTGGACGTACTGGAAGACCTTGCGGTTGAAGTCGTTGTTTGCCAGAAGGCTGTCGCGGTACGCGGGGTCTTCGAACTCCTGGCGCTTGATGGCGAAGGTGTCCACGTCGGGCGGATAGGCGCGGAAGAGGTTCACGGTGCCGAAGTTGTCGCGGTTGAGGACGGTGCTGCCTTCGTGCCCTTCCAGATGTTCGCGCAGAAGCTGGGCCATCTCCACGATGTGCCCCAGCACCAC is from Deltaproteobacteria bacterium and encodes:
- a CDS encoding pyridoxal-dependent decarboxylase, which produces PHIHADAVIGWAWSVFNDYDFEANPLGFRPRTLRALAGACRRIRHLPLADSVGVDFHKTGFAPYISSLVLAKDRADLQRLARDPAQMPYLYHFGEHRPGMYTLETSRAGTGPLAAIANYRLFGRQGLQVVLGHIVEMAQLLREHLEGHEGSTVLNRDNFGTVNLFRAYPPDVDTFAIKRQEFEDPAYRDSLLANNDFNRKVFQYVHSEAMAGRGVVISATDCYRRTAYGEPIYALKSYILSPFVDEADVEAVVHKIMEARERVG